A single window of Terriglobia bacterium DNA harbors:
- a CDS encoding ABC-F family ATP-binding cassette domain-containing protein, which produces MISLSHIGKQYGRQILFVDASFQLNPGEKVGLVGPNGAGKTTLFRLITGEESPDEGDVTVPRQLTIGYFRQDVEEMSGRSVLDEAIAGSGRIGDLHHELEALQHAMADPEQAAKMDKILERFGEVQEEYDHLGGYSLESQAREVLLGLGFDNERIDGDVGELSGGWKMRVAMARVLLGRPDVLLMDEPTNHLDIESIVWLEAFIKSLPGALLMTSHDREFMNRVVSRIAEIDGGEITVYSGNYDFYARERQIRETNREAAYARQQAMLAKEQRFIERFAAHAAKAAQVQSRVKALDKIEKIELPKKRRVVKFDFRQPSRSGDQVATLENIAKTYGSRAIYNGFNLNIRRGERWCVMGKNGAGKSTLLKMVAGAIAPDSGSVRLGASLTMGYFAQQALDLLDPELTIEQQLQRDFPHESIGSLRGLAGAFQFSGEDIDKKIRALSGGEKTRLVMARMLLNPPNFLVLDEPTNHLDVATKEMLIDALQDFDGTMLFVSHDRTFLRGLSNRVLELGGESGTDAEPHIYPGSYAEYVVRTGHEAPGVHH; this is translated from the coding sequence ATGATTTCACTCTCCCACATCGGCAAACAGTATGGCCGCCAGATTCTTTTCGTTGATGCGTCGTTTCAGTTGAATCCCGGCGAGAAGGTTGGATTGGTCGGGCCCAATGGCGCAGGCAAAACAACTCTTTTCCGGCTGATTACCGGTGAAGAGTCGCCGGATGAAGGCGACGTTACGGTTCCCAGGCAGTTGACAATCGGCTATTTCCGCCAGGACGTGGAAGAGATGTCGGGGCGATCCGTCCTGGACGAGGCCATTGCCGGAAGCGGCCGCATCGGCGATTTGCACCACGAACTCGAGGCGCTTCAACACGCGATGGCGGATCCCGAACAGGCCGCGAAGATGGACAAAATTCTCGAACGGTTCGGCGAGGTTCAGGAGGAATACGACCACCTCGGAGGCTATTCGCTCGAAAGCCAGGCGCGGGAAGTGCTTCTCGGGCTCGGCTTCGATAATGAACGCATCGACGGCGATGTGGGCGAACTGTCCGGCGGCTGGAAGATGCGCGTGGCGATGGCACGGGTGCTCCTCGGCCGGCCGGATGTGTTGTTGATGGACGAGCCGACGAACCACCTCGATATCGAATCGATCGTCTGGCTGGAAGCCTTCATCAAGTCCCTTCCGGGCGCGCTGCTGATGACGTCTCACGATCGCGAGTTTATGAATCGAGTGGTCAGCAGGATCGCGGAAATCGACGGCGGAGAGATCACAGTCTACTCGGGGAATTATGATTTTTATGCGCGAGAGCGCCAGATCCGCGAAACCAACCGCGAGGCGGCATACGCGCGCCAGCAGGCCATGCTCGCCAAGGAGCAGCGCTTCATCGAACGATTTGCCGCGCACGCCGCAAAGGCGGCGCAGGTGCAGAGCCGCGTCAAGGCGCTCGACAAGATCGAAAAGATCGAGTTGCCGAAAAAGCGCCGCGTGGTCAAATTCGATTTCCGGCAGCCGTCACGGTCCGGCGATCAGGTGGCGACGCTTGAAAACATCGCCAAGACCTACGGCAGCCGCGCCATCTATAACGGTTTCAATCTGAATATCCGGCGCGGCGAGCGCTGGTGCGTGATGGGTAAAAACGGGGCGGGAAAATCGACTTTGCTGAAAATGGTGGCCGGAGCCATCGCTCCCGACTCCGGCTCCGTTCGCCTCGGCGCCAGCCTGACGATGGGATATTTTGCGCAGCAGGCGCTGGATCTGCTCGATCCGGAGTTGACGATCGAACAACAACTGCAGCGGGATTTCCCGCACGAGTCCATTGGATCGCTGCGAGGTCTCGCCGGCGCCTTTCAGTTTTCCGGCGAAGACATCGATAAGAAAATCCGGGCGCTTTCCGGCGGTGAAAAAACGCGCCTCGTGATGGCGCGGATGCTGTTGAATCCCCCGAATTTTCTGGTGCTGGACGAACCGACCAATCACCTGGACGTTGCAACAAAGGAAATGTTGATCGATGCGCTCCAGGACTTCGACGGGACCATGCTGTTTGTTTCCCATGACCGCACGTTTCTGCGCGGCCTGAGCAACCGCGTGCTCGAATTAGGCGGCGAGTCCGGAACGGATGCCGA
- a CDS encoding response regulator receiver protein: MLREYMFFKEWEVLLVDDEPDIIQVSRLAMRRFEVYGLPLRLHSAKSKSEAMQIFKNSPSLQPAIAVAFIDVVMETDTAGLDLCQSLREEHGNRVTQLFVRTGQPGSAPERTVLDRYDINGYFTKVEATEDKLYSLVKSGVRQYLWNTAALGTSQILSSAIAAGDSRTALIEAARQTFLGFHFIGEAPAESRAIQTGLFVGNELLGMRGLEQGEAQALLKRLNAREGKKIGADGDSYVQDGNTLMIKVQIGPPGGLTFVAHSTFAPPEPVVLLYHRALRGIAMILQRAK, translated from the coding sequence ATGCTTCGTGAATATATGTTTTTCAAAGAATGGGAAGTGCTCCTGGTCGACGACGAGCCCGATATCATCCAGGTTTCCCGCCTTGCCATGCGGCGTTTCGAGGTCTACGGCCTGCCGCTCAGGCTGCATTCGGCAAAGAGCAAGTCCGAGGCGATGCAGATCTTCAAGAATTCTCCTTCCCTGCAGCCTGCGATTGCAGTGGCCTTCATCGACGTCGTGATGGAAACCGACACGGCGGGGCTGGATCTGTGCCAGTCCCTGCGCGAAGAACATGGCAACCGCGTGACCCAATTGTTCGTTCGCACCGGACAACCCGGGAGCGCTCCGGAACGAACGGTACTCGACCGCTACGATATCAACGGATACTTCACCAAAGTCGAGGCGACAGAAGACAAGCTCTATTCGCTCGTCAAGAGCGGTGTGCGCCAATATCTCTGGAACACCGCAGCCCTCGGAACCTCTCAGATTCTAAGCAGCGCAATCGCCGCCGGCGATTCGCGGACCGCCCTTATCGAAGCCGCGCGGCAGACGTTCCTTGGCTTTCACTTCATCGGCGAGGCGCCTGCCGAATCGAGAGCGATCCAAACCGGACTCTTTGTCGGCAATGAACTCCTCGGTATGCGTGGACTCGAACAAGGCGAAGCACAAGCCCTGCTGAAACGACTCAACGCGCGGGAGGGCAAGAAGATCGGAGCGGACGGCGACAGCTATGTGCAGGATGGAAACACCCTCATGATCAAGGTCCAGATCGGGCCGCCGGGCGGCCTCACCTTCGTGGCGCATTCAACGTTCGCGCCGCCGGAACCGGTCGTTCTTCTGTACCATCGCGCCTTGAGAGGCATCGCCATGATTCTTCAGCGGGCAAAGTGA
- a CDS encoding HD domain-containing phosphohydrolase, which yields MSRHTLKIPEVTVAPLCFSDSANLLDLERIDHLNQIGIALSRETDITRLLEAILVTAKGITSADGGTIYRVRDDRTLQFEILHTDSLGLAFGGTTGIKIPFNPIPLYDQQGEPVLSNVVTYTYHSGASLNIADAYTERGFDFSGTRLVDQRIGYRSRSFLTVPMKNHENEIIGVLQLLNAVDSVTGNVREFSIEDQRLAESLASQAAIALTNRLLIHHMENLFESFIQVINRVIGDKSPHTGEHCDRVPELTLMLADAVNACRVGPLREFTMTEKDRYQLKIAGLLHDCGKIATPVHVVEKATKLETIHDRMHAVAERFEILKRDAEIARLRDELQALRQGDVSIAEQAKLRCERQLEQIRKDREFLRCCNIGAENMTAEDADRVRQISSSNSWCDMDGNQTDFLTPDEIENLTIQRGTLTAAERAVINRHIDITVQMLESLPWPLHLRNVPEYAGGHHERMDGKGYPRGLTREQMSVQARCMGIADVFEALTAEDRPYKKGKTLSEALTILGKFKLNGQIDPDLFDVFVWQGVYRKYAELYMDPALIDTVELTKIPGYSPPPPR from the coding sequence ATGAGCAGACATACTCTAAAAATCCCGGAAGTGACCGTGGCTCCTTTGTGTTTCTCTGATTCTGCAAATCTTCTGGATCTGGAGAGGATCGACCACCTCAATCAGATCGGGATCGCGCTATCGCGGGAAACGGATATCACCCGGCTTCTGGAAGCCATTCTCGTCACCGCAAAAGGGATAACGAGTGCCGACGGAGGGACAATTTATCGCGTCCGGGACGACCGAACCCTTCAATTTGAAATCCTGCATACGGATTCGCTCGGCCTGGCGTTCGGCGGTACGACCGGAATCAAGATTCCCTTCAATCCCATTCCTCTCTATGACCAGCAGGGAGAGCCGGTTCTGTCCAACGTCGTGACATACACCTATCACAGCGGCGCCTCGCTGAACATCGCCGATGCGTACACGGAACGCGGCTTCGATTTCTCGGGTACGCGCCTGGTTGACCAGCGGATCGGATACCGCTCGAGATCTTTTCTGACAGTGCCGATGAAAAATCATGAAAATGAAATCATCGGCGTACTGCAACTCCTGAATGCCGTCGACTCTGTAACTGGAAACGTCAGAGAGTTTTCAATCGAGGACCAGAGGCTGGCGGAATCTCTGGCATCCCAGGCGGCAATTGCGCTGACGAACCGTCTGTTGATTCATCATATGGAGAATCTGTTCGAGTCCTTCATCCAGGTGATCAACCGCGTCATCGGCGACAAGTCACCGCATACCGGTGAACATTGCGACCGCGTGCCGGAGCTGACGTTAATGCTTGCGGACGCTGTCAACGCCTGTCGTGTCGGCCCCCTCCGCGAATTCACGATGACGGAAAAGGACCGCTATCAGCTGAAAATTGCCGGTTTGCTGCATGACTGTGGAAAGATCGCAACGCCCGTTCATGTCGTCGAAAAGGCGACCAAGCTTGAAACCATTCACGATCGCATGCACGCTGTCGCCGAGCGGTTTGAAATCCTCAAACGCGACGCGGAAATCGCACGTCTTCGAGATGAACTGCAAGCCTTGCGTCAGGGCGACGTCAGTATCGCTGAACAGGCAAAACTCCGGTGCGAGCGGCAACTCGAGCAGATCAGGAAAGACCGGGAGTTCCTCCGCTGCTGCAATATCGGCGCCGAGAATATGACTGCAGAGGATGCGGACCGGGTACGGCAGATTTCCTCATCGAATTCCTGGTGTGACATGGACGGCAATCAAACCGATTTCCTGACCCCTGACGAGATCGAAAACCTGACGATTCAGAGAGGCACTCTGACGGCAGCCGAGCGCGCCGTGATCAATCGTCACATCGACATCACGGTCCAGATGCTGGAATCCTTACCCTGGCCGCTGCACCTCCGGAACGTTCCCGAATATGCAGGCGGCCATCACGAACGCATGGACGGAAAAGGTTATCCCCGCGGCCTGACACGCGAACAGATGTCGGTTCAAGCAAGGTGCATGGGAATCGCCGATGTCTTCGAAGCGCTGACTGCAGAAGACAGGCCATACAAAAAAGGCAAAACATTGTCGGAGGCCTTGACGATTCTCGGAAAGTTCAAGCTGAACGGCCAGATCGACCCGGATCTGTTCGACGTTTTCGTGTGGCAGGGCGTCTATCGGAAGTACGCGGAACTGTATATGGATCCGGCACTTATCGATACAGTCGAGCTGACAAAGATTCCCGGCTACTCACCTCCGCCGCCGCGCTGA
- a CDS encoding aspartyl protease: MGITTIDARVFNPADRSRIAELQFTVDSGANYSLVPATVLEELGIQPDTTKRFFLANGDAIERKMGNAGFEYLGEVAHARIIFGEEGDAALMGITTLEAFGFVLDPFKRELRPMPMRL; the protein is encoded by the coding sequence ATGGGCATCACAACAATCGACGCGCGAGTTTTCAATCCTGCCGATCGTTCACGCATTGCCGAGCTGCAATTCACTGTGGACTCCGGCGCAAATTATTCACTGGTTCCGGCGACGGTTCTTGAGGAACTCGGGATTCAACCCGATACGACAAAGCGGTTCTTTCTTGCCAACGGCGATGCCATCGAGCGAAAGATGGGAAACGCCGGATTCGAGTATCTCGGCGAGGTTGCGCACGCCCGAATCATCTTCGGCGAGGAAGGCGACGCTGCGCTAATGGGCATCACGACCCTTGAAGCATTCGGCTTCGTCCTCGATCCTTTCAAGCGGGAACTCCGGCCCATGCCGATGCGGCTTTAA
- the cysC gene encoding adenylyl-sulfate kinase produces the protein MQEKGIAVWFTGLSGSGKTTLSRALGERMREAGLKVEVLDGDEARKRLSKELGFSKEDRDIHIRRLGYLAALLSRHGIVVIVAAISPYREAREMNRQEIGTFVEVYCKCPLDVAESRDIKGLYKRARAGQIKSFTGIDDPYEEPLNPDVLVNTDTETVAQSLEKIYSSLRERGYL, from the coding sequence ATGCAGGAAAAAGGAATAGCCGTGTGGTTTACGGGTTTGTCGGGGTCGGGTAAGACAACCTTGTCCCGCGCGCTCGGAGAACGGATGCGCGAAGCAGGGCTCAAAGTCGAAGTGCTCGACGGCGACGAAGCGCGAAAACGGCTTTCCAAAGAGCTGGGGTTCAGCAAAGAAGACCGGGATATCCATATAAGACGGCTCGGCTATCTTGCAGCGCTGCTCTCCCGGCATGGAATCGTGGTAATCGTTGCCGCAATCAGCCCCTACCGTGAAGCCCGCGAAATGAACCGGCAGGAGATCGGAACCTTTGTAGAGGTCTACTGCAAATGTCCCTTGGATGTGGCGGAATCGCGCGACATCAAAGGCCTGTATAAGAGGGCGCGGGCCGGACAAATCAAGTCATTCACCGGAATCGACGATCCGTATGAAGAACCGCTGAATCCCGATGTCCTCGTCAACACCGATACCGAGACCGTCGCGCAATCTCTGGAAAAAATCTATTCCAGCTTGCGCGAACGCGGCTATCTATAG
- a CDS encoding YdeI/OmpD-associated family protein, translating into MPSKNLETLDGPTTAQWREWLMGHHDTESEVWLVFYKPQSGKTSIAYLDALDEALCFGWIDSLIKRLDDQRYARKFTPRKPGSRWSEINRKRYTLLKEAGRLAPPGINRPPTERTYGAKPVVPSKVPSYIQTALRQNPKAASYFENLAPSHRKRYVLWIDSAKQEATRTRRLEEAIRMLSAGRPLGLK; encoded by the coding sequence ATGCCTTCTAAAAACTTAGAGACGCTCGATGGGCCGACGACGGCGCAGTGGCGCGAATGGTTGATGGGCCATCACGACACCGAATCCGAAGTGTGGCTGGTCTTTTACAAGCCGCAGAGCGGGAAGACATCGATTGCTTATCTGGACGCACTCGACGAGGCACTCTGTTTCGGTTGGATCGACAGCCTTATCAAGCGTCTCGACGATCAGCGGTATGCGCGTAAATTTACACCACGGAAACCCGGCAGCCGCTGGTCGGAAATCAACCGCAAACGGTATACGCTACTGAAGGAGGCGGGAAGACTGGCGCCGCCCGGCATAAACCGTCCTCCCACAGAACGGACGTACGGCGCAAAACCGGTAGTTCCGTCCAAAGTTCCGTCATACATCCAAACGGCTCTCCGGCAGAATCCAAAGGCGGCAAGCTACTTTGAAAATCTCGCTCCGTCCCACCGCAAACGATATGTTCTCTGGATCGATTCGGCCAAACAGGAAGCAACAAGGACTCGCCGTCTGGAAGAAGCGATCCGGATGCTTTCAGCGGGCCGGCCTCTGGGGCTCAAATAG
- a CDS encoding c-type cytochrome yields MKNYLATIIGAGLLLAFAHQGANGQAGKQGGPNAQQIERGRYVVMIGGCNDCHTSGYADAGGKAPESERLKGDTLGYRGPWGTSYPTNLRLSITKLTEDEWVKRGKSLMTRPPMPWFNVQAMSDADLRALYQYVKSLGPSGTPSPAFVPPDKQPKPPFVLWPGVK; encoded by the coding sequence GTGAAAAACTATCTGGCAACTATTATCGGAGCGGGTTTGCTGCTCGCTTTCGCGCATCAGGGTGCGAACGGACAAGCCGGCAAACAAGGCGGGCCTAATGCGCAGCAGATCGAACGTGGCAGGTATGTGGTCATGATCGGCGGGTGCAATGATTGTCATACCTCGGGCTATGCGGATGCCGGAGGAAAAGCGCCGGAAAGCGAGAGGCTCAAGGGCGACACACTTGGGTACCGGGGGCCATGGGGCACAAGCTACCCGACCAATCTGCGGCTCTCCATCACCAAACTGACTGAAGACGAATGGGTCAAACGCGGCAAGAGTCTCATGACGCGCCCGCCCATGCCCTGGTTTAACGTGCAGGCAATGTCGGATGCGGATCTGCGCGCCCTGTATCAATATGTGAAATCCCTCGGCCCTTCGGGAACGCCTTCACCCGCATTCGTACCGCCGGACAAACAGCCGAAGCCGCCCTTTGTTCTATGGCCCGGCGTAAAATAA
- a CDS encoding fibronectin type III domain-containing protein, producing the protein MATIMKKLKALFDFLRLPDDSFVSRLTSIHDKMLGNTAFPNSPVDLAAFLAAITTFAADVVATLDGSKQAKAIKNKQREVLVKMAEQLGHYVEAASNDDPVTFTSSGFEIRSTNRVPHASLIQAVIENLNQGKGGELLATISFVPNARIYEVEYAPVSTNGTAPVWTKITVASAREPVAVENLTPGTTYMFHVRAFGKPGFTDWSSPVQRMVI; encoded by the coding sequence ATGGCAACAATAATGAAGAAGTTGAAGGCGTTGTTCGATTTTCTGCGTTTGCCGGACGACAGTTTTGTATCGCGTCTGACGTCGATACACGACAAGATGCTCGGCAATACGGCGTTTCCGAACTCGCCGGTGGATCTGGCCGCGTTCCTTGCGGCCATCACCACCTTCGCGGCTGATGTGGTCGCTACGCTTGATGGTTCCAAACAGGCGAAAGCGATCAAGAACAAACAGCGCGAAGTGCTGGTGAAAATGGCCGAGCAACTGGGCCATTACGTGGAAGCCGCTTCGAATGACGATCCCGTTACGTTTACATCCAGCGGGTTCGAGATCCGATCGACGAACCGCGTTCCGCATGCGTCGCTGATCCAAGCCGTGATTGAAAACCTCAATCAGGGCAAGGGGGGCGAGCTGCTGGCGACGATCTCGTTTGTGCCGAATGCGCGTATCTATGAAGTCGAGTACGCGCCGGTAAGCACGAACGGGACAGCGCCGGTGTGGACGAAGATCACGGTCGCTTCCGCGCGAGAGCCGGTAGCGGTCGAAAACCTGACCCCGGGCACGACGTATATGTTCCACGTCCGTGCCTTCGGCAAGCCGGGTTTCACCGACTGGAGCTCGCCGGTCCAGCGTATGGTGATCTAG
- a CDS encoding nucleotidyltransferase domain-containing protein, with amino-acid sequence MWDLLKRKEAQRRERREQLRRQARNKLKDALHELVPGQKVLLFGSVIRPYGFHERSDIDIAFVEEPKQSRYLLQAKLEEFIHHSVDVVVLAECRFREKIEREGEAWTT; translated from the coding sequence ATGTGGGATCTTCTGAAGAGAAAGGAAGCGCAAAGACGGGAGCGGCGGGAACAACTCCGCCGGCAGGCGCGGAACAAGCTGAAAGATGCCTTACATGAGCTTGTTCCCGGGCAAAAGGTTCTGTTGTTCGGGTCCGTGATCCGCCCGTACGGCTTCCATGAGCGTTCCGACATTGATATCGCCTTTGTCGAGGAACCGAAACAGTCTCGATATCTGCTTCAGGCCAAGCTCGAAGAGTTCATCCATCACTCTGTAGATGTCGTGGTATTGGCCGAATGCCGTTTTCGCGAGAAGATTGAGCGCGAAGGGGAAGCATGGACGACCTGA
- a CDS encoding TIM barrel protein, whose translation MATRKFEPKFMKIGVLTAALQELTPREVRDQDPDRAIEEWLDFARELEVDCIQLSAALHPSEADVPPEAMLDPVANTLDLRKPFEKNRAKRIEAAVKAAGVRFSDLAYFDNMLHHDPALRKKKHDFMIRTFDAAALLGASAVCGFVGRNQQRSMDQNLIDFEEHFVPLLKAAKERGLIFRVEQCPMPGWTISDNFHNNIGYTPGAWIALHRICEKHGVGDQFRIHYDPSHAILMGQDTRSLFQYLKDEGYGFLISGFHVKGQVVDAKGVSAWGYGGQTLERGDWAGGKPSENPADQVNAWKKQVVLCEHELPGTARHDPLAYLQNRTVDWLDHQLAARELLPLDPAETYLIVEHEYPRARIQDRERLKPILQGSIAFTRRIDQAAACMYALQHEVLAAQNIPVQGIGRQAYRS comes from the coding sequence ATGGCGACGCGTAAATTCGAACCGAAATTCATGAAGATTGGCGTCCTGACGGCGGCGCTTCAGGAACTGACGCCCCGGGAGGTTCGCGACCAGGACCCCGACCGTGCGATCGAAGAGTGGCTCGACTTTGCGCGTGAACTGGAAGTCGATTGCATCCAGCTTTCGGCGGCGCTACACCCGTCGGAAGCCGACGTTCCGCCCGAGGCGATGCTCGATCCGGTGGCGAATACGCTCGATCTGCGGAAACCTTTCGAAAAGAACCGCGCGAAGCGCATTGAAGCCGCGGTCAAAGCGGCCGGTGTGCGCTTCTCAGACCTGGCATATTTCGACAACATGCTGCATCACGATCCCGCCCTGCGAAAAAAGAAACACGACTTCATGATACGGACATTCGATGCGGCGGCGCTGCTGGGCGCAAGTGCCGTATGCGGTTTCGTCGGCAGAAACCAGCAGCGCAGCATGGATCAGAATCTCATCGATTTCGAGGAACACTTCGTTCCGCTGCTGAAGGCAGCCAAAGAGCGCGGTCTGATCTTCCGCGTCGAGCAGTGCCCGATGCCCGGGTGGACGATCTCCGACAATTTCCACAACAACATCGGATATACCCCGGGCGCGTGGATTGCCCTGCACCGAATTTGCGAGAAACACGGTGTCGGCGACCAATTTCGGATTCACTACGATCCATCGCACGCCATTTTGATGGGGCAGGATACGCGGTCGCTCTTTCAATATTTAAAGGACGAGGGCTATGGTTTTCTGATCAGCGGGTTTCATGTAAAGGGCCAGGTCGTCGATGCGAAGGGAGTTTCGGCCTGGGGTTATGGCGGGCAGACATTGGAACGCGGTGACTGGGCTGGCGGCAAGCCGTCGGAGAATCCGGCGGACCAGGTGAACGCGTGGAAAAAACAAGTCGTCCTCTGCGAGCACGAACTGCCGGGGACCGCTCGGCATGATCCTCTCGCGTACCTTCAGAATCGCACGGTCGACTGGCTGGATCATCAGCTTGCGGCGCGTGAACTGTTGCCGCTGGACCCCGCGGAGACATACCTGATCGTCGAACACGAGTACCCGCGGGCGCGGATACAGGATCGTGAGCGGCTGAAGCCGATCCTCCAGGGATCGATTGCATTCACCCGCCGCATCGACCAGGCCGCGGCCTGCATGTATGCGCTTCAACATGAAGTGCTGGCGGCCCAGAATATTCCGGTTCAGGGGATCGGCCGGCAGGCGTATCGGAGTTAA
- a CDS encoding cyclic nucleotide-binding domain-containing protein, with product MKADLRKVPFLQPLTDVQAAQLADRGRQVPARAGEVLFNKGDSGDCMYAILAGSVQIYLDDREGHKAVLGVLEAGDFFGEMALLDGDSRSASAAAITDCELFRLDRDAFLDLLATSPALRSQLLIDLAQRIRVTDERYLQEEIARQTLRADIERERHRALAQMVAGVAHEVNTPLGIINTAASIMKRELTSDTAVTLAAAPKAKALFEDLLETTDLMQRNITRAHGLIQSFKTLSISEVADTKETLALPEVINEILALFSIQARQAGLEVEFKNDLPPDQQSWVGFRGVLSRVLLNLLTNVERYAYPAGTGGNVTVGLTLQERLPAPSFALTVRDWGAGISAEHLPRIFEPFFTTGRGRGGAGLGLAMVYNLVTAALHGTIEATSVPGEGTTITVTFPQVVPA from the coding sequence GTGAAGGCGGATTTAAGAAAAGTCCCATTTCTCCAGCCGTTGACGGACGTTCAGGCGGCGCAACTCGCCGACAGGGGAAGACAGGTTCCGGCGCGCGCCGGCGAGGTGTTGTTCAACAAGGGCGACAGCGGAGATTGCATGTACGCCATCCTTGCAGGGAGTGTGCAGATCTATCTCGACGATCGCGAAGGACACAAGGCCGTGCTCGGTGTTCTCGAAGCCGGCGATTTCTTCGGTGAAATGGCTCTCCTCGACGGCGATTCCCGATCCGCCAGCGCAGCCGCTATCACCGATTGCGAACTGTTCCGCCTCGATCGTGACGCTTTTCTGGATCTTCTCGCCACCTCGCCGGCACTGCGCTCCCAGCTGCTGATCGATCTCGCGCAACGGATTCGCGTAACGGATGAGCGATATCTTCAGGAAGAAATCGCCAGACAAACACTGCGGGCCGATATCGAGCGGGAACGCCACCGGGCGCTGGCACAGATGGTTGCAGGGGTGGCGCATGAAGTGAATACACCGTTGGGCATCATCAATACCGCCGCAAGCATCATGAAGCGGGAGCTCACTTCAGACACTGCCGTAACGCTTGCTGCGGCGCCCAAAGCAAAAGCGCTGTTCGAGGATCTGCTCGAAACTACAGATTTGATGCAAAGAAACATCACCCGCGCGCACGGCCTCATCCAGAGTTTCAAAACTCTTTCGATCAGCGAAGTTGCCGATACCAAAGAAACACTGGCGTTGCCGGAAGTAATCAACGAGATTCTCGCGCTGTTTTCGATTCAGGCACGCCAGGCAGGCCTGGAGGTGGAATTCAAAAACGATTTGCCTCCCGATCAGCAAAGCTGGGTTGGTTTTCGGGGAGTTCTTTCGCGGGTGCTGCTCAATCTGCTTACGAACGTCGAACGATATGCATACCCCGCCGGAACAGGCGGTAACGTTACAGTTGGACTGACGCTTCAGGAAAGGCTCCCGGCGCCATCTTTTGCGCTGACTGTACGCGACTGGGGCGCGGGCATTTCCGCCGAACATCTGCCCCGCATTTTCGAGCCTTTTTTCACGACCGGCCGCGGCAGAGGCGGCGCCGGTCTGGGCCTGGCCATGGTGTACAATCTCGTCACTGCGGCGTTGCACGGAACTATCGAAGCCACGTCCGTACCCGGCGAGGGCACGACCATCACGGTGACCTTCCCGCAGGTCGTTCCCGCCTGA
- a CDS encoding pseudouridine synthase yields MQTRPSRVYLPKFDSAPETIFEYLLARFPQVSPDTWRDRVSRGLVTLADGQALEECSPYRHGITVFYRKEVPSEPAPLEDPVVIYRDDEILVADKPHGMPVTPSGEHVERSLLIRLQRITGLRDLDPIHRLDRDTAGVLLFAIRPQSRAQYHGLFAGGRVEREYLAQSQIQNPLDERNWHIENRIEAGDPWYRQRIVDGGPVNATTDIQLEQCRTGIGRFRLFPKSGKKHQLRIHMASIGFPILGDPFYPVIRSKSGGEPPLQLLARRLGFIDPLTGAARDFISTRALSELP; encoded by the coding sequence ATGCAAACCCGCCCGTCCCGCGTGTACCTTCCGAAATTCGACAGTGCACCGGAAACGATTTTCGAGTACCTGCTGGCGCGGTTCCCGCAAGTCAGCCCCGATACCTGGCGGGATCGCGTTTCGCGCGGGCTGGTTACGTTGGCTGACGGCCAGGCGCTCGAGGAGTGTTCACCTTATCGGCACGGGATCACGGTTTTCTATCGGAAGGAAGTCCCGTCGGAACCGGCTCCGCTCGAGGATCCGGTGGTGATCTATCGCGACGACGAGATTCTGGTGGCCGACAAGCCGCATGGCATGCCGGTCACACCGTCCGGCGAACACGTCGAGCGTTCGCTGCTGATTCGTCTTCAGAGAATCACCGGATTGCGGGATCTCGATCCCATTCACCGGCTCGATCGTGACACGGCGGGTGTGCTTTTATTCGCAATCCGGCCGCAGTCGCGCGCGCAGTACCATGGGTTGTTCGCTGGCGGGCGCGTGGAACGGGAGTATCTTGCGCAGTCGCAAATTCAAAATCCTTTGGATGAGCGGAATTGGCACATTGAAAACAGAATAGAGGCGGGAGATCCCTGGTACAGGCAGCGGATCGTGGACGGCGGACCGGTCAATGCGACCACGGACATTCAACTGGAACAGTGCCGGACCGGGATCGGACGGTTCCGGCTGTTTCCGAAGAGCGGAAAGAAGCATCAATTGCGGATCCATATGGCATCTATCGGATTTCCGATTCTCGGCGATCCTTTTTATCCAGTCATCAGATCTAAAAGCGGAGGCGAGCCGCCGCTGCAGCTTCTGGCGAGGCGCCTTGGCTTCATCGATCCGTTGACCGGCGCAGCGCGCGATTTTATTTCTACGAGGGCACTTTCAGAGCTTCCATGA